Proteins encoded in a region of the Mercenaria mercenaria strain notata chromosome 1, MADL_Memer_1, whole genome shotgun sequence genome:
- the LOC128555245 gene encoding uncharacterized protein LOC128555245, with amino-acid sequence MATVQSATSIIKLTVVLVLGQVGVYALTNVEMASGHEDVRVITPCQNMVEEIVLEKRKKYKLVLEVVQFVQIHWENVIAFYRRCQCGTMLDMTAGKDICNLYLYFQ; translated from the exons ATGGCAACAGTTCAGAGTGCTACCAGCATAATCaag TTGACGGTGGTTTTAGTTCTTGGTCAAGTTGGAGTCTATGCTCTAACAAATGTGGAAATGGCCTCAGGTCACGAAGACGTTCGTGTAATAACCCCCTGCCAAAATATGGTGGAAGAGATTGTTTTggagaaaagaaagaaatacaagcTTGTTTTGGAAGTTGTCCAG TTTGTTCAGATACACTGGGAAAATGTTATAGCGTTTTACCGTCGATGTCAGTGTGGAACAATGCTCGATATGACTGCTGGAAAAGACATATGCAACTTGTATCTATATTTTCAATAG